A window of the Cyanobacteria bacterium FACHB-DQ100 genome harbors these coding sequences:
- a CDS encoding DUF1778 domain-containing protein, with protein MDQARDVTINIRATQSQRDLIDYAAEVQGKSRSEFMLESAYQKAQDVLLDRSFFALDKQKFDQFEALLDAPPALNDRLRALLTTKAPWE; from the coding sequence ATGGATCAAGCGCGTGATGTCACGATTAATATTCGCGCCACACAGAGCCAGCGCGATCTGATTGATTATGCGGCTGAGGTGCAAGGCAAAAGTCGATCGGAATTTATGCTGGAATCGGCGTATCAGAAGGCGCAGGATGTATTGCTCGATCGCAGTTTTTTCGCGTTAGATAAACAGAAATTCGATCAATTTGAAGCTCTTCTAGATGCGCCACCTGCATTAAACGATCGACTTCGTGCTCTTCTAACCACAAAAGCGCCGTGGGAATAG
- a CDS encoding FAD-dependent oxidoreductase: MNQTQEHPKVVVVGAGWAGLGAAYHLAQQGYAVTLLEAGGYPGGLVAGWKTAQGRSVEAGIHGFWYPYSNIFSLVKKLGISPFTDWTRSSQYSPAGLEVESPIFQQEPRLPTPLGTFLYTRFKRLPLSDRLSALPLLYAVVDFDNSDEAWKRYDPVTARELFKQFGVSARLYKESFEPMLLVGLFAPGEQCSAAAALGMLYYFILAHQPDFDVVWCRGTVGEYIFRPWVEQIEQAGGRVLTQRRVSDVRVQASGGVPAVSGVVCGEEVFEADAVIFAVGVAGMQKIVSSSSTLRQFPAFCNLMNLNAIDAMATRLWFDRKVPVPLPSNACFGFDATTGWTFFDLNALHDEWKDEPGSVIEADFYHANQLLPLDDAQVIAKVQRDLAVCVPEFRNAKVIDSSVVRLPRAVTHFSPGSYQSMLSGTTSIGNLFMSGDWIITRHGSWSQEKAYVTGLEAANQVINQLGVGKPAEIIPIEPDEPHIAALRSANRTLRDLTSSFVPPLWLP, from the coding sequence ATGAACCAAACTCAAGAGCATCCTAAAGTTGTCGTGGTTGGAGCAGGGTGGGCAGGCTTAGGCGCAGCTTACCATCTTGCTCAGCAAGGATATGCAGTCACACTGCTCGAAGCCGGGGGCTATCCGGGCGGACTGGTAGCAGGCTGGAAAACCGCGCAGGGACGATCGGTGGAAGCTGGAATTCATGGATTTTGGTATCCCTACAGCAATATTTTCTCCTTAGTTAAAAAATTGGGCATCTCGCCCTTCACCGATTGGACGCGCTCTTCTCAGTATTCTCCAGCAGGACTGGAAGTCGAGTCGCCAATCTTTCAGCAAGAACCCCGCTTGCCTACCCCGCTTGGAACATTCTTATACACGCGATTTAAGCGATTGCCGCTCAGCGATCGACTGTCTGCGCTACCGTTACTCTATGCAGTGGTTGATTTTGACAATTCAGATGAAGCCTGGAAGCGATACGATCCGGTGACTGCTCGCGAATTGTTTAAGCAGTTTGGAGTTTCTGCGCGGCTCTACAAAGAGTCATTTGAGCCGATGTTACTGGTGGGATTGTTTGCACCGGGCGAACAATGTTCAGCCGCAGCAGCACTGGGAATGCTGTATTACTTCATCTTGGCGCATCAACCGGATTTTGATGTGGTGTGGTGTCGCGGCACGGTGGGAGAGTACATTTTTCGTCCTTGGGTTGAGCAAATCGAGCAGGCAGGGGGACGGGTGCTGACTCAGCGGCGTGTGAGTGATGTGAGGGTTCAGGCTTCGGGGGGAGTTCCCGCAGTAAGTGGGGTTGTGTGCGGTGAGGAAGTCTTTGAAGCAGATGCCGTGATTTTTGCGGTAGGTGTGGCTGGAATGCAGAAAATTGTCAGTAGCAGTTCGACATTGCGCCAGTTTCCTGCATTCTGTAATTTGATGAATTTGAATGCGATCGATGCGATGGCGACGCGGTTGTGGTTCGATCGTAAAGTTCCCGTGCCGTTGCCGTCGAATGCTTGCTTTGGGTTTGATGCCACAACCGGTTGGACATTCTTTGATCTGAATGCACTGCATGATGAATGGAAAGATGAACCTGGCAGCGTGATTGAGGCAGATTTTTATCATGCGAATCAATTGCTACCGCTAGATGATGCACAGGTCATTGCGAAAGTTCAGCGCGATCTTGCGGTTTGTGTGCCTGAATTTCGGAATGCCAAAGTAATTGATAGCAGTGTGGTGCGATTGCCAAGAGCCGTGACGCACTTCTCTCCTGGAAGCTATCAGTCGATGCTTTCTGGAACAACGAGCATCGGTAATCTCTTTATGAGTGGGGATTGGATTATTACTCGTCATGGTTCTTGGTCGCAGGAAAAGGCTTATGTGACTGGACTTGAAGCGGCTAACCAAGTGATTAATCAGTTGGGTGTGGGTAAGCCTGCTGAAATTATTCCGATCGAGCCGGATGAGCCACATATCGCAGCGCTTCGTAGTGCTAATCGCACCTTAAGAGACTTAACAAGCAGCTTTGTACCGCCGCTTTGGTTGCCTTAA
- a CDS encoding ImmA/IrrE family metallo-endopeptidase, translated as MSLPQPYRHPGRAFLSQHGRLQCEDDVFRYVNFLRQESGLGDEPPIALTCIYQHFGMPEPLRAPLEEQQGILVDSNTGIILIKEDDPIVRQRFTEGHELMELLFDAQQEARFESALPNWSEQRKERLCDQGAADLLMPQSSFVPKLNRLGISFKTGRSLAALYQTSLLATLARMLQYGTGNYALVLWHCVLKPSEMKQSAPIKAKRKLRVCWKLQTQDWTGGFIPKDKSIPHDSLISQAYISGQPYSGAETIDLGWTSIRCNVEALPIRLGDRISVLSLLHLTNG; from the coding sequence GTGAGCCTGCCACAGCCCTATCGACATCCCGGACGAGCCTTCCTGTCTCAACATGGAAGGCTTCAATGTGAAGATGATGTCTTTCGCTATGTCAATTTCCTGCGGCAAGAATCCGGGTTAGGTGATGAACCTCCGATCGCTCTGACTTGCATTTATCAACACTTTGGAATGCCTGAGCCGCTACGCGCCCCGCTTGAGGAGCAACAAGGCATTTTAGTAGACAGCAACACCGGGATTATTCTGATTAAAGAAGATGATCCGATCGTGCGGCAGCGCTTCACTGAGGGACACGAACTGATGGAATTGCTGTTTGATGCTCAACAAGAAGCGAGGTTTGAGAGCGCTTTGCCAAACTGGAGCGAACAGCGTAAAGAGCGACTCTGCGATCAAGGAGCCGCCGATTTGTTGATGCCGCAATCCTCATTTGTGCCAAAGTTGAATCGGTTAGGCATTTCTTTCAAGACGGGACGATCGCTTGCAGCTCTCTATCAAACTTCACTGCTCGCGACGCTTGCGCGAATGTTGCAATATGGAACCGGCAATTACGCGCTAGTTCTGTGGCATTGTGTTCTCAAACCTTCTGAGATGAAACAAAGTGCCCCGATCAAAGCTAAGAGAAAGCTTCGAGTATGCTGGAAACTTCAGACGCAAGACTGGACAGGCGGTTTTATTCCCAAAGATAAATCGATTCCTCACGATTCATTAATCTCGCAAGCTTATATCAGTGGTCAACCTTACTCTGGAGCAGAAACGATTGATTTGGGTTGGACATCAATTCGATGCAATGTAGAAGCCCTGCCAATTCGGTTGGGCGATCGCATTAGTGTTCTGTCTCTCTTGCACCTTACAAATGGATGA
- a CDS encoding endonuclease/exonuclease/phosphatase family protein: protein MTSSIRFRIATWNLERPRQNGWIKNQRRLDRIREIDADIWVLTETNAAIDLNPDYKCIASESYEGHKPGENLTTLWSRWKILRSIPTFNSTCAVCAEIESPFGLVIIYGTVITWANDKGIHGTSKRWEEHRRSIQQHHEDWLRIQKQYPSHLMCIAGDFNQSRDKSGWYEEKQSVEMLSAALHDLSLVCVTEQKFQGLSRSTIDHICLSECLVPYKMSVNAWEGETPERGRMSDHNGVFVDLRQEVC from the coding sequence GTGACTTCATCTATTCGTTTTCGGATTGCAACTTGGAACCTAGAACGTCCCAGGCAAAACGGTTGGATTAAAAATCAGCGTCGGCTCGATCGAATTCGTGAAATTGATGCAGATATTTGGGTGCTGACCGAGACTAATGCAGCGATCGATCTCAATCCCGATTACAAGTGTATTGCATCTGAATCTTACGAAGGTCACAAACCCGGAGAAAACCTCACAACGCTTTGGTCACGATGGAAGATTCTTCGCTCTATTCCCACTTTCAATTCGACTTGTGCGGTTTGTGCTGAGATAGAGTCACCTTTCGGACTAGTGATTATCTATGGAACTGTGATTACTTGGGCGAATGATAAAGGGATACATGGAACTTCAAAGCGATGGGAAGAACATCGTCGATCGATTCAACAGCATCACGAAGATTGGCTACGGATTCAGAAACAATATCCGTCACATCTCATGTGTATCGCAGGTGATTTTAATCAAAGTCGCGATAAGTCGGGCTGGTACGAAGAGAAGCAGTCAGTTGAGATGTTGAGTGCTGCTTTGCATGATCTTTCACTGGTTTGTGTGACCGAGCAAAAGTTTCAAGGACTTTCACGATCGACCATTGACCATATCTGCTTATCTGAATGTCTAGTTCCTTACAAGATGTCAGTGAACGCATGGGAGGGCGAAACACCAGAGCGCGGCAGGATGAGCGATCATAACGGTGTGTTCGTTGACTTGCGACAAGAAGTTTGTTAG
- the rbsK gene encoding ribokinase has protein sequence MTRSIITLGSINMDLVAQVPRLPQPGETLSGYTFSTVPGGKGANQAVGVAKLGGSSRMIGRVGGDAFGAELLESLQTAGVQTDLITVDRTISSGVAMIAVDDRAENHIIVIPGANGNVGNFDVDRLRVALTDSSILLLQLEIPLSIVQSAATIAKQIGARVILDPAPAPKDFPGMLYSQIDILTPNATETAQLVGFPIRDQADADRAAAILQQKGIPTIVIKLGAQGAFCATEDDRFFVPAFSVNAIDTVAAGDAFNAGLAVALSEGLSMREAITWGAAAGALSTTKSGAQASLAERSTFDAFLRQMQKP, from the coding sequence ATGACGCGATCGATCATCACGCTCGGTAGTATCAATATGGATCTCGTGGCGCAAGTTCCACGATTACCTCAACCCGGGGAAACGCTATCTGGATACACTTTTTCGACGGTTCCGGGGGGAAAGGGAGCAAATCAAGCGGTCGGCGTTGCCAAATTGGGGGGATCAAGCCGCATGATTGGGCGAGTTGGAGGGGATGCGTTTGGTGCAGAATTGCTAGAAAGCTTGCAAACTGCGGGAGTACAAACCGATTTAATTACCGTCGATCGTACAATTTCGTCAGGCGTTGCGATGATCGCAGTGGACGATCGGGCTGAGAATCATATTATTGTCATTCCAGGTGCTAATGGCAATGTGGGTAATTTTGATGTTGATCGTCTCAGGGTCGCATTGACTGATTCATCGATCTTGTTATTGCAGCTTGAGATTCCTTTATCGATCGTTCAATCTGCCGCGACGATTGCAAAACAAATCGGTGCAAGGGTCATTCTCGATCCTGCTCCCGCTCCTAAAGACTTTCCAGGAATGCTTTATTCACAAATTGATATTCTGACTCCCAACGCAACTGAGACAGCGCAACTGGTCGGATTTCCAATTCGGGATCAAGCAGATGCCGATCGTGCAGCCGCAATTTTGCAGCAAAAAGGCATACCAACGATCGTGATCAAGCTAGGCGCTCAAGGCGCATTCTGCGCGACCGAAGACGATCGCTTTTTTGTCCCAGCTTTTTCAGTCAATGCGATCGATACGGTGGCAGCCGGGGATGCGTTTAATGCAGGATTAGCTGTGGCGTTATCTGAAGGGTTATCGATGCGCGAGGCAATTACTTGGGGTGCAGCAGCAGGGGCGCTTTCTACAACAAAATCCGGGGCGCAAGCCTCACTAGCAGAGCGATCGACATTCGATGCTTTTTTGCGCCAAATGCAAAAGCCCTGA
- the secY gene encoding preprotein translocase subunit SecY — translation MVESRDRTPTAQETFVQMAQAAGLRGRLLLTIGLLIFVRLGIFIPIPGIDRAAFSQAIQGNSALSFVDLFAGGGLRTLGLFALGILPFINASIIIQLLTAAIPSLEDLQKNEGEAGRRKISQITRYVSAGWAVVQSTLLTVGLLRPFAESWSPVFVVETVLALTAGSMFVMWAGELITERGVGNGASLLIFLNIVATLPQTLGKAFDLAQTGDRAVVSSVVILLLVFLAMVVGIVFVQEGTRRIPIISARRQVGRRMMLERSSYLPLRLNQGGVMPIIFASTVLTIPVIVAQSFNNAALANFVSTYLGPASIWHNLLYFVLILFFSFFYASLIMQPDDMSKNLKKMGSSIPGIRPGKATTEYVERVLNRLTFLGAIFLGIVAIVPSIIENATPVKVFQGFGATSILILVGVAIDTAKQIQTYVISQRYEGMVKQ, via the coding sequence ATGGTCGAGAGTCGAGATAGAACGCCCACCGCTCAGGAAACCTTTGTCCAAATGGCACAGGCGGCTGGACTGCGGGGACGCTTACTTTTAACGATCGGGCTTTTGATCTTCGTTCGATTAGGGATTTTTATCCCGATTCCGGGCATCGATCGAGCCGCATTTTCACAAGCGATTCAAGGCAATAGCGCCTTGAGCTTTGTGGACTTATTCGCAGGTGGCGGTTTGAGAACGCTGGGTCTATTCGCCCTCGGAATTCTGCCCTTTATTAACGCTTCGATCATTATTCAATTGCTCACTGCGGCGATTCCCTCGCTCGAAGATTTGCAGAAGAATGAAGGCGAAGCGGGAAGACGCAAGATTTCACAGATTACCCGCTATGTTTCGGCAGGTTGGGCAGTTGTTCAAAGTACCTTGCTCACGGTTGGATTATTGCGTCCGTTTGCCGAATCTTGGAGTCCGGTGTTTGTCGTCGAAACGGTTCTCGCGCTGACGGCTGGATCGATGTTCGTCATGTGGGCAGGAGAACTGATCACAGAGCGTGGCGTGGGTAACGGCGCATCGCTATTGATTTTTCTTAATATCGTGGCAACGCTGCCGCAGACCTTAGGAAAAGCGTTCGACTTGGCGCAAACCGGCGATCGAGCCGTGGTCAGCAGCGTCGTCATTCTGCTGCTGGTCTTCCTGGCAATGGTGGTCGGAATTGTGTTCGTACAAGAAGGAACGCGGCGGATTCCGATTATTTCCGCTCGTCGGCAAGTGGGACGACGGATGATGCTGGAGCGCAGCAGCTATCTCCCGCTGCGCCTAAATCAAGGCGGCGTGATGCCGATTATTTTTGCTTCCACTGTGTTAACGATTCCGGTAATTGTGGCACAATCGTTTAATAATGCAGCATTGGCAAACTTTGTCAGCACTTATCTTGGCCCTGCTTCGATTTGGCACAACCTTCTCTATTTTGTGTTGATTCTATTCTTTAGTTTCTTCTACGCTTCGCTGATTATGCAGCCCGATGATATGTCGAAGAACTTGAAGAAAATGGGATCAAGCATTCCCGGTATTCGTCCTGGAAAGGCGACCACCGAGTATGTTGAGCGCGTTTTGAATCGATTGACCTTCTTAGGTGCTATCTTCTTAGGGATCGTCGCGATCGTACCTTCGATTATCGAAAATGCAACTCCAGTGAAAGTCTTCCAAGGCTTTGGGGCGACCTCTATCCTAATTCTGGTAGGTGTGGCGATCGACACGGCGAAACAGATTCAAACGTATGTAATTTCTCAACGTTACGAAGGAATGGTGAAACAATAG
- a CDS encoding helix-turn-helix domain-containing protein, producing the protein MDEFAKRVRDRRIQEGLSQQELAEQIGISRNYLSQIERGQATNLSWQVRERLSAVLGLKAEPAPSSALESVDLPPSLVEFAQNANLPPDDVLMLSRLKYRGQQPTSPEKWELLYNVIKMTVGK; encoded by the coding sequence ATGGATGAATTTGCAAAACGAGTCCGCGATCGTCGGATTCAAGAAGGGTTAAGCCAGCAAGAATTAGCTGAGCAGATTGGAATTTCCCGTAATTACCTATCTCAAATTGAGCGGGGGCAGGCAACGAATCTCTCTTGGCAGGTGCGGGAGCGATTGTCTGCGGTGTTAGGGCTAAAGGCGGAACCTGCACCAAGTTCCGCATTAGAGTCAGTCGATCTGCCTCCAAGTTTGGTGGAGTTCGCTCAAAACGCGAATCTACCGCCCGATGATGTGTTGATGCTGTCGCGATTGAAGTATCGAGGACAGCAGCCGACCTCGCCGGAGAAATGGGAGCTACTGTATAACGTCATTAAGATGACAGTAGGAAAATAG
- a CDS encoding KTSC domain-containing protein yields the protein MKLSKVDLSSIVAISHDDDCLGLVIDRGADLEFVEVPAPLAAYEGLRLLDAIVSSDAAPAADFNQLPGVNQALPMLPVQSSMANAVGYDPDQHLLQVQFKNGAVYQYEGVDVETWHELQDTDSPGRFFNREIKGSYRSRRLNS from the coding sequence ATGAAGCTTTCTAAAGTCGATCTGAGCAGCATTGTAGCCATTAGCCATGATGATGACTGCTTAGGATTAGTGATCGATCGTGGTGCTGATTTGGAATTTGTTGAAGTTCCCGCACCGTTAGCTGCCTACGAAGGATTGAGGCTGCTGGATGCGATTGTTTCCTCAGATGCCGCCCCTGCTGCTGATTTCAATCAACTTCCGGGTGTGAATCAAGCCTTACCGATGTTACCTGTGCAATCATCAATGGCAAATGCAGTTGGATATGATCCAGATCAACATCTTTTGCAAGTTCAGTTCAAGAATGGTGCTGTGTATCAATACGAAGGTGTTGATGTCGAAACCTGGCACGAACTTCAAGACACAGATTCCCCCGGTCGATTCTTTAACCGTGAAATCAAAGGAAGCTATCGCTCTCGTCGCCTGAATTCTTAG
- a CDS encoding GNAT family N-acetyltransferase, which yields MGIDQLRPPERISSSHQLEGFDSGNTQLDDWLKRRALKNAAEGASRTYVLCEGDQVIGYYCLANGAVAQTEATGRIRRNMPDPIPVMVIGRLAVDRQWQGQGIGRALLRDAILRTLQAAEIAGIRAILVHVISDEAKQFYEKCGFAASAIDAMTLMIRVKDAIASLSGWAK from the coding sequence GTGGGAATAGATCAGCTTCGTCCGCCTGAAAGGATTAGTTCATCTCATCAGCTTGAAGGCTTCGATTCAGGAAATACTCAACTAGACGATTGGCTCAAACGCCGCGCTTTAAAAAACGCAGCAGAAGGAGCGTCTCGAACTTACGTCTTGTGTGAAGGCGATCAGGTCATTGGATATTACTGCCTTGCAAATGGAGCCGTAGCGCAGACGGAGGCAACAGGGCGAATTCGACGGAATATGCCTGATCCAATTCCGGTAATGGTGATTGGACGATTGGCAGTTGATCGCCAATGGCAAGGTCAAGGGATCGGACGAGCATTGCTTCGGGATGCAATCTTACGAACGCTCCAGGCGGCTGAGATTGCTGGAATTCGAGCGATTTTGGTTCATGTCATTTCAGATGAGGCGAAGCAGTTTTATGAGAAATGTGGGTTTGCTGCTTCAGCGATCGATGCAATGACGCTGATGATTCGGGTGAAAGATGCGATCGCTTCACTTAGCGGATGGGCTAAATAG
- a CDS encoding LLM class flavin-dependent oxidoreductase, with the protein MSRTKQLKLGAFMRPVSIHTAAWRYPGAIPDANFNFSALKQFIQKLEQSKFDAFFMADHLAVLNMPIDALKRSHTVTSFEPLTLLSALAAVTEHIGLIATASTTYDQPYHIARRFASLDHISEGRAGWNIVTTYNPDAALNFGLEQEIEHDERYRRAREFYEVVIGLWDSFADDAFIRNVEAGVYLDPEKMHTLNYKGKYFSVRGPLNIARPVQGYPVIVQAGASEAGRQLAAETAEVVFSGVNTLEAGKALFADIKRRSQAIGRTPDSIKILPGALVIVGETVEAAKAKQAHLDSLIHYDSGISSLNLALGYDVSGFDPDSLLPEIPESNGSHTGRDRIVALARRENLTIRQLAQRAASYGGLIFVGTPQTIADEMEQWLFEEAADGFNIMFPFLPEGLNDFVDQVVPELQRRGIFRTEYEGKTLRENLGLARPENQFFQPTSV; encoded by the coding sequence ATGAGTAGGACAAAGCAGTTGAAGCTGGGCGCTTTTATGCGTCCCGTCAGCATTCATACAGCAGCTTGGCGTTATCCTGGCGCAATTCCAGATGCCAACTTTAATTTCTCAGCATTAAAACAATTTATTCAGAAACTAGAGCAAAGTAAATTTGATGCCTTTTTTATGGCAGATCATTTAGCTGTTCTGAATATGCCGATCGATGCCCTAAAGCGCAGTCACACAGTTACATCATTCGAGCCGTTGACGCTTCTTTCTGCGCTCGCTGCGGTGACTGAACATATCGGATTAATTGCGACCGCTTCAACAACTTACGATCAGCCCTATCACATTGCTCGCCGCTTCGCCTCTCTCGACCATATCAGTGAAGGTCGCGCGGGCTGGAACATTGTGACGACCTATAACCCAGATGCAGCGCTTAACTTTGGACTGGAGCAAGAGATCGAACATGACGAACGCTACAGGCGTGCCCGCGAATTCTACGAGGTAGTGATTGGGCTGTGGGATTCTTTCGCGGATGATGCTTTTATTCGCAATGTAGAAGCAGGAGTGTATCTCGATCCCGAAAAAATGCACACGCTGAATTACAAGGGAAAGTATTTCTCAGTGCGGGGGCCTTTGAACATTGCTAGACCTGTTCAGGGTTATCCGGTGATTGTGCAGGCGGGAGCTTCTGAAGCGGGACGACAATTGGCTGCGGAAACTGCCGAGGTTGTGTTTTCAGGGGTCAATACGCTAGAAGCAGGAAAGGCATTGTTTGCAGATATCAAGCGTCGATCTCAGGCGATCGGACGCACTCCCGATAGCATTAAAATCTTGCCCGGTGCGCTGGTGATTGTTGGCGAAACGGTTGAGGCGGCAAAAGCTAAACAGGCACATCTTGATAGTCTGATTCATTATGATAGCGGCATTAGTAGCTTGAATCTGGCGCTGGGCTACGATGTGTCAGGCTTTGATCCAGATAGTCTATTACCGGAGATTCCAGAGTCAAATGGGAGCCATACCGGACGCGATCGCATCGTCGCGCTTGCCCGACGTGAAAACTTAACCATTCGTCAGTTAGCACAACGGGCGGCTAGCTATGGTGGGTTAATCTTTGTCGGTACACCTCAGACGATCGCAGATGAAATGGAACAATGGCTCTTCGAGGAAGCCGCAGATGGCTTTAACATCATGTTTCCTTTTCTGCCTGAAGGCTTAAATGATTTTGTGGATCAAGTGGTTCCAGAACTTCAACGGCGTGGAATTTTTCGCACAGAATACGAGGGCAAAACGCTGCGCGAGAATCTGGGTTTGGCGCGTCCTGAGAATCAATTCTTTCAACCTACATCGGTGTAA
- a CDS encoding adenylate kinase — protein sequence MARLIFVGPPGAGKGTQSKFLADSHQIPHISTGDILREAVAEKTSLGVKAQGYMDRGELVPDQLVIDLIRERLGKPDAQSGWILDGFPRNVAQAEFLDVLLDELSQGCDRVINFDVPDEVLVTRMLSRGRKDDNEETIRRRLEVYREQTAPLINYYESREKLVTINGDQTMEEVATALNQVCA from the coding sequence GTGGCGCGACTGATTTTTGTCGGACCTCCCGGAGCCGGGAAAGGGACTCAATCGAAATTTTTGGCTGACTCCCACCAAATTCCGCACATTTCGACCGGGGATATTCTCCGGGAGGCGGTGGCTGAGAAAACGTCGCTGGGGGTGAAGGCTCAAGGATACATGGATCGGGGTGAACTGGTGCCCGATCAACTGGTGATTGATTTGATTCGCGAACGATTGGGAAAACCGGATGCCCAATCGGGCTGGATTCTCGATGGGTTTCCGCGCAATGTGGCACAGGCAGAATTCCTCGATGTGCTGCTGGATGAGTTGAGTCAGGGGTGCGATCGTGTGATCAATTTCGATGTGCCGGACGAAGTGCTGGTGACTCGAATGCTCAGTCGGGGACGAAAGGACGATAACGAGGAAACGATTCGCCGTCGTCTGGAAGTCTATCGAGAGCAGACTGCACCGTTGATCAACTACTACGAATCACGAGAAAAGCTAGTGACTATCAACGGCGATCAAACGATGGAAGAAGTCGCAACAGCATTAAATCAAGTTTGCGCTTAA
- a CDS encoding response regulator produces MESLEQINIFVVDDDPDTRDLLRFMLEDEGANVTVATNAKEALSLLEKELPTILVSDVAMPEMDGFQLIGLVRELPQGAELPAIALTAYAREEDRLQAINAGFNDYLTKPIDPVELMRVIQQYCGSD; encoded by the coding sequence ATGGAATCGTTAGAGCAGATTAACATCTTTGTCGTAGATGACGATCCTGATACACGGGATCTGCTGCGGTTTATGCTAGAGGACGAAGGAGCAAACGTCACTGTTGCAACCAATGCCAAGGAAGCACTCTCGCTTTTGGAAAAAGAACTTCCTACAATTTTGGTAAGTGATGTAGCGATGCCCGAAATGGACGGATTTCAACTGATTGGACTTGTCCGCGAGTTACCGCAAGGCGCAGAACTACCCGCGATCGCATTGACCGCATACGCCCGCGAGGAGGATCGTTTACAAGCGATCAATGCAGGCTTCAATGATTACTTAACAAAGCCGATCGATCCGGTGGAGCTAATGCGCGTCATTCAGCAATATTGTGGCTCAGATTAA